TTAGATTGAAGTTCCTTTGACAATTTTCTTGCAGTGACATGCAGCGCGTAATTTTGCAACATATCTCCAACATAAACAGCGTAGTCCAGAATATTAGAATAGTGAAGATTGCCATCTTCCATGTAAAAGTACTTCACTTTTTCTATCGCATTTTTAAACGCAGTGCTATTTGCGTTAAATCGGTAATTGACTTTAATtggaaagacaaacaaaaagtCAGCGCTTGCATCTATTAATCGTggttctataatataatgcgATACCAAGTCAAGTCCTTCTCTAGAATTGAAGCCAATTAATACCGGAACGTCgttgataatattatctgttaCTGGAGAGCGTGTAAGAACGGCATCTGGGCTTGGTTTTTCAATAATGGGGGAAAACAATTGTGCACTTGATTGAAAATCGTCTACttgattattatcatttacttTACCTTCTTCAGTGAATAGAACTTCAACATCAATTGTTTGCAATTTCTCTAGCAAGACATTACTGTCATCAGTCGTCATATTGAATACTTCGCCGAGTTCGAAAGCTTTTCCACGCGaatttttgtagaaatataTAGACTCCATGGCACTTCCACTTTGCATGATTACCGCCGAGAAAAGATTTTTTGCTGCCTCTGAATAAAGCATCATATTGGCCAATGCTGCTCCGCCGCGGTTACCCATGATCGTAACTTGGCTTGGGTCACCGCCAAACGCTTTAATGTTATCATTAATCCAATTTAatcctaaaataaaatcttttaagcCAGCATTTGGAGGTATAACATCGTCCTCAGTGGTAAAATATCCTAGGATACCGAGTCTATGGTTTATAGTTACAACTACGAcgccttcttcaataaaaaagtcaGGTGAATATGTATCGGATCCATTGAAGCCAGTCTTAAAATTATCGTTATAGTCAAACACTACTACCGGAGCGGTTTCTTCAAGACTTGGAGTATAAACACTTAAATAGAGACAGTCTTCGGAACCGGAGAAGCCATGCGGTTCATTATTTCTTCTTCTATAGCTGAACTGAAAACAGGTAGGCTTGTTTTTGTGAGCCTCATATGTTCCATCCCAGTGTTTATGAGGTACGGGAGGCTAGAACATAACCAcgaattagaaataattacattgctcttttttatgaaatacaataacCAGTCAACCTATGACGAAGATATGTATGGTAAATTCCGTTGCGATGTTAGCTGTtgtgataaaatgtatttttttttatattaagattagcataaattacttatatcatgttgtaatttagaaaatcgatatgaattcaaaattaatataatttttcaaattttgtttctatgtaaaaatatcacatatcATACACAATCCCTTACCCTAAATCTAAGCGTTCCCAATGGAGGTTCTGCAAACGGAATGCCCCTgaatgcaaaatatttatttcctttcaaAAAGGTCTTTTCAACCAATCCTGATAATATgccttgatttatttttatatcaatgctCTCATTGCattcacataattttataaaaattaacactataaataatttgagcCGGTGTATATGATACATTTTAGTGAAAAACTGACACATATCGTTTCTTATGAAGTAGAGTAATGATAAGAAATAACTAAGCTACTTTTATCTTTTACAGATAATGAAATGCGGTTGTTGATACCAATTAGGAGCTAAGGTTATAGGAATCTTACAAGAGATATATgcctaaaaatacataatgcttttgaatatagggataaagtTCCATACATGTTTTAGTAAATTAGTAAATGTAACGtgcctaatattataaatgcgaaagtaaatcTGTTTTCTGCCTCTTTACGTttaaaccactgaatcgattcAGTTGAAACAAACACAGTATTTTTTCCATGATAACTATATGATCCATAGGAACAAGAACGATGCTAGTTTATACCCGGGACTGCTTACCTTTTTCTttgatttcatataatatatacaagctggcaaaatatataatatatacaggcGGGCGAAAGACTTgtacctttatttatttatagtgggtatattttatagtggtattaaatattgcatagatacccatgGACGTCAGGGAAGAGGCCGAAGGCTTgaacttattaaatatgtaattttattataaatatgaacacaaaaaatacgaCCTCTACATACGAGAACGTGatgattcatttaataataatataatattctatggtgggaatgcaataatttttaatatatctcgAAAATCTATTCTTCATATcgcttttattgatatttcgttcttatttgtttcatttttggCCTTTGTTCTGAcatcgaaatatttatatctcgTATAATGTGCAGACCGACCTTTTGATGTTcgacaaaaattatttcttagttCTTCCATGTAGGAAAGATCGCTCTAATTTATCTTAAACTTaaccatttttttctatttgaaaggGGTAtcgaaatttcatttaataaaacaatagaaaattcaATCAGTAGCATACTCATAACTTATTAAGGTAGTGGGTAATAGGGATCCAGGTACAGAGTGTagatgtattgaaataaaacaaattaatataatatcttaaatttataattcatccTTAACATCATCTTTAACAACACCATCAACAGCCATGTCTTTGTACTTTGCAATGAAGTTATCCCAAAAGTTAACTTTGTCTTCATAAAGGTTGGTGATCATTCTCATTTCATCACTTATTACCAAAATATCTTTACTATTTTTCGTTACTGGTTTCCATATAAAGTCTCCGTCTGGTGTTGGATttctgaaaatattgaaaattgcctcgtaaatatcaattaaaatctttGTGTTAGATAAAtgtttgcattattatttaatttactcagTAGTTTCAACTGATTTTAAAGAAAGGAGGAGGTTCATAATTTAACtttccttttttgtatttgttgtcTCAGAATTTTTGACTGAGTAAACCGATGttgatgattgtttttttaattgaaagctgATAccttccatttaaatttgatataggtGTGAAAATTTGGAGTCGGTTTAGTTAAACATAATCATTGCAGGTacatataagtaaattatagtagtaagaattaatatagaataataaataaaatgtatgatattCTAAGTGCTTTTTATCCTTTGTGAACGCTATAAGTAAAAGTTTAAGAGCAGGTGAAAGTCTTACAATCAGAGCATTTCAACGGGATTTAAAAGTTTCTTACCCACTCCTAGCAAAGTTAGCATATAAATTGACCATTCGTTGTAATACTTTTATCTCTTCCGAGTCTTCGTCATCgagcaactttttataagtCTTTTTGATTggattacaaataaataaatggcatAATTCATCGCCTATAGTTGCTCCCCAAGTGCCATCAAGAGTCACTGCTCCATTTAACGTTAATTTCTTTCTATAGTTCAATTCTCCACTAAAATCGaacatgtaataatatattggagCAATGGATATATTAACATAAGAACGAACCGTGTAGTCTATGgggtaaaatgtaaataagtcatttatatatgttaaatattctCTGGGTTTGCCTGTTTTGACATATCCTTCATCaaagtactttttttttatttcttcaagtgcatcataatatattttatcgtgAATTTGAAAGCGATACCCAGATCGCGTTGGAAAgaggaaaataaaatctttgtcTGCGTATGTGAGCAGGTGTGGTTTTTCCAGTAAACGTCCAGAAGATTCTATAGATTCCCGAGAATTGAAACCTATCATAATTGGGATATTGATGGCTTCGTTATTTTCTTCGGGAAACATTGTGATTATTGCATCGGGATGGTCAGGTTCAATGACCGGTGCAAATGGGAGTACTCCTCTCTGGTGTTCTCTTGACTCATCTGGATGTAGGCAGTATAATTCATGTGAAGCAATTTTCTCTGCTGGCACATGAGACAGTCTTTCGATTACAGCTCTGCTATTAGTGGCCTTATCCTCCAGTTGTTCAGTTAAAGAGATTGCTTTTTCTTGAGGATCTTTCCCAAATGACAAAGGGCTCCAGGACGTACCACTTTGCATTATTACAGCATTAAATAATCCCTTAGCTTTTGGTGATCGAAGTAATATATCAACGATGTTCGCTCCGCCTTGATTACCCATTAATGTGACTCTTTTTTGATCTCCTCCAAAATATTCGATGTTATCTTGTAACCACTTTAAAGCTAAAATAACGTCCCTGATACCATTGTTTCCAGGTAAGGTTGTATCGTTAAATGCTAAGAAACCAAAAGCTCCGAGTCGATGGTTTAGCATCACTATGATTACATTTTCCTTCATAAAGAAATCAGGACTATAATCTTTTGAACCGTTAAACGacattttatagttttcattttgaaagaaaacgATTACAGGCAGTTTTAACTCTTCATCAACTGGAATTTTTGGCGTGTGAATGCTCAAATAGAGACAATCTTCATCTCCACAAAACCCATACTCCTTTACGGGGCGCGATGGTAAGTTAAATTGGGCGCATggctttttttctttcttagcTTCTAGCACGTGGCTCCAACTAGCATGCGGTATGGGAGGCTAGAAACAAActattgtgtaatattaatatctgttCAGGAATATAACATAATCGATAATAAACACTAATCTACAAATTTACCTTGAACCTAAGCGCACCAACTGGTGGTTCCGCAAATGGTATGCCCAAAAATGATACATATTTCTCACCGGGTAGGATAGATTTGACTTCTTTCCCCTCTATTTTTCCACTTTTAGTTTCCACGATCACATTTCCTTCTATGACATTTACGAGACACACAGAAATTATTAGTGATATAGAGTGACTTacgaacatttttatataatttgtgcgagttataatttatgttgactacataatatttgttatattttaactgaCGTGTTCGTAAATGTGTTATTAGCGTGGGCtatccaataaaattatctttaaaatgatAAGTAGTAAGTGTTTAATTCCTATCTGTTTCTGATAAGGATATCGTTAgccactattttattataatcgaatCGCATATCGATTCGTGGGATTTGTGTAATCCAGCGGTTTTAATTGTAGATTGTGCTAACAAATGCCTACaaagtgaataatttaaataagtagtatgaataaaaatttaattttatccgtaaattgattttaaaaagtcTTAATATGGGTAAAACAATaagttattacaattaatactgtttttaatatcatactatctatatatactatGACAAAAATGGTCGGGGTAAAATTCTGTACATTGAAgatatgtagatatttttttgtgggGCGGTTTATTGTTGATActgaagtataaaatataatttaaatttttagtttttctgtAACTCATGagaatcacgcaaaaactactgaacggattatgatgaaatttagtatggTTATGGCACCTACTCCGAGGAAGgatcttatttacttttcatcCTGGAAATCGATACGGTG
The Zerene cesonia ecotype Mississippi chromosome 14, Zerene_cesonia_1.1, whole genome shotgun sequence DNA segment above includes these coding regions:
- the LOC119831938 gene encoding esterase B1-like, with protein sequence MYHIHRLKLFIVLIFIKLCECNESIDIKINQGILSGLVEKTFLKGNKYFAFRGIPFAEPPLGTLRFRPPVPHKHWDGTYEAHKNKPTCFQFSYRRRNNEPHGFSGSEDCLYLSVYTPSLEETAPVVVFDYNDNFKTGFNGSDTYSPDFFIEEGVVVVTINHRLGILGYFTTEDDVIPPNAGLKDFILGLNWINDNIKAFGGDPSQVTIMGNRGGAALANMMLYSEAAKNLFSAVIMQSGSAMESIYFYKNSRGKAFELGEVFNMTTDDSNVLLEKLQTIDVEVLFTEEGKVNDNNQVDDFQSSAQLFSPIIEKPSPDAVLTRSPVTDNIINDVPVLIGFNSREGLDLVSHYIIEPRLIDASADFLFVFPIKVNYRFNANSTAFKNAIEKVKYFYMEDGNLHYSNILDYAVYVGDMLQNYALHVTARKLSKELQSNLYYYMFDYRGLLNENSEQITKYLRFSMQHWGATITDELCYLHLCSRIKSTYDEFKELPSEQPEFKVLKKMVKMWTNFVKTRDPTPRDDKDLKHLKWLPVDSAKNNYLHIGKKFKMQENPLGERAKFWDDFLKEYQEMAQNGVVGSEELEHDEL
- the LOC119831941 gene encoding esterase FE4-like, whose protein sequence is MFVSHSISLIISVCLVNVIEGNVIVETKSGKIEGKEVKSILPGEKYVSFLGIPFAEPPVGALRFKPPIPHASWSHVLEAKKEKKPCAQFNLPSRPVKEYGFCGDEDCLYLSIHTPKIPVDEELKLPVIVFFQNENYKMSFNGSKDYSPDFFMKENVIIVMLNHRLGAFGFLAFNDTTLPGNNGIRDVILALKWLQDNIEYFGGDQKRVTLMGNQGGANIVDILLRSPKAKGLFNAVIMQSGTSWSPLSFGKDPQEKAISLTEQLEDKATNSRAVIERLSHVPAEKIASHELYCLHPDESREHQRGVLPFAPVIEPDHPDAIITMFPEENNEAINIPIMIGFNSRESIESSGRLLEKPHLLTYADKDFIFLFPTRSGYRFQIHDKIYYDALEEIKKKYFDEGYVKTGKPREYLTYINDLFTFYPIDYTVRSYVNISIAPIYYYMFDFSGELNYRKKLTLNGAVTLDGTWGATIGDELCHLFICNPIKKTYKKLLDDEDSEEIKVLQRMVNLYANFARSGNPTPDGDFIWKPVTKNSKDILVISDEMRMITNLYEDKVNFWDNFIAKYKDMAVDGVVKDDVKDEL